A stretch of the Bacillus sp. FJAT-18017 genome encodes the following:
- a CDS encoding amino acid ABC transporter permease — MPSFSHFFSTFADSSGLFWDAMLLTLKLTAVSVLFGILIGLFFALLKISNIKILGFISDAYVYLVRGTPLIVQIFILYFGISGIFLIPDFWAAALALAFHNGAYIAEIFRGTIQAVDKGQMEAGRSLGMSKGLAMRRIILPQAFRRALPPLGNQFIIGLKDSSLAAFISMNELFNVATTLGSNNFDEMTYLLIVAVYYLILVALLTFIVNRFEKRLAVSDR; from the coding sequence TTGCCTAGTTTCTCACATTTTTTCTCAACTTTTGCAGATAGCAGCGGCCTATTTTGGGATGCTATGCTTTTAACGCTTAAACTTACTGCTGTATCTGTGTTATTCGGTATTTTGATTGGCTTATTTTTCGCACTCTTAAAAATATCAAATATAAAAATTCTTGGTTTTATCTCTGATGCGTATGTTTATCTTGTCCGTGGAACACCCTTGATTGTTCAAATTTTCATTCTTTACTTTGGTATTAGCGGGATTTTTTTGATTCCGGACTTCTGGGCAGCGGCTCTTGCACTTGCCTTTCATAATGGGGCATATATTGCTGAGATATTCCGTGGGACCATTCAGGCGGTTGATAAGGGCCAAATGGAAGCCGGCCGCTCTCTCGGAATGAGCAAGGGGCTTGCTATGAGAAGAATTATTTTGCCCCAGGCTTTCCGGCGTGCCCTTCCCCCGTTGGGCAACCAATTTATTATAGGACTTAAAGATTCCTCACTGGCAGCCTTTATCTCAATGAACGAGCTATTCAACGTGGCAACTACATTAGGTTCCAACAATTTCGATGAAATGACCTATTTGCTGATTGTAGCCGTTTATTATTTGATACTTGTGGCTCTGCTCACATTTATCGTCAACCGTTTTGAAAAAAGACTGGCAGTCAGTGATCGATAG
- a CDS encoding transporter substrate-binding domain-containing protein — translation MNKRNVFFLCLLFAALLTGCAEKEKLADGSELINKDQFVFAASGEFKPFSYIDEKDLSMDGFDIAVGEAVAKELGLEPVQKRLKFKGIVEGVKTGRADAAVASHTINPQRSKHVSFSTPYYYSGPQIFVRPDSGIETVDDLKGKEVAVAKGSTYADTASKYTSNLKMYDSDITALKALSIGRHDAVITDFVTGKSAAKEGFEIEGRQLIERSEQAIVLPKDNPQLLKRVNEALESLRKDGTLTKISEKYFGEDITKKPE, via the coding sequence ATGAATAAAAGGAACGTATTTTTTTTATGTTTATTATTTGCCGCACTTTTAACCGGCTGTGCCGAAAAGGAAAAGTTGGCAGATGGATCTGAGCTGATAAATAAAGATCAATTTGTATTTGCGGCTTCAGGTGAATTCAAGCCATTCAGTTACATTGATGAAAAGGATTTGTCGATGGACGGCTTTGATATCGCAGTCGGTGAAGCCGTTGCCAAGGAATTAGGCCTTGAACCTGTTCAAAAAAGGTTGAAATTCAAGGGTATCGTTGAAGGTGTTAAGACAGGGAGGGCCGATGCGGCCGTTGCTTCACACACCATTAATCCTCAAAGGAGCAAGCATGTATCCTTTTCTACCCCCTACTACTATTCAGGACCGCAAATTTTCGTGCGCCCCGACAGCGGGATAGAAACGGTCGATGACCTAAAAGGGAAAGAAGTAGCCGTCGCAAAGGGCTCAACCTATGCAGACACTGCAAGTAAATACACGTCAAATCTAAAAATGTACGATAGTGACATCACTGCGCTAAAGGCTTTAAGCATCGGAAGGCATGACGCCGTAATTACAGATTTTGTAACTGGAAAAAGCGCGGCTAAGGAAGGATTCGAAATCGAAGGCCGCCAGTTAATTGAGCGTAGTGAACAGGCGATTGTTTTGCCAAAGGATAACCCGCAGCTGCTGAAACGTGTGAATGAAGCACTCGAATCGCTTCGTAAGGATGGAACCTTAACGAAAATCTCCGAAAAATACTTTGGAGAAGACATTACGAAAAAACCGGAATAA
- a CDS encoding TIGR04190 family B12-binding domain/radical SAM domain protein, translated as MMYDLVLLHAPSVYDFRENSLLAGPISDVVPSSPVFEMYPIGITSIADYLERYGLKVRIINIANRMLMDENFDVEKKLKGIKAKCFGIDLHWLPHAHGSIELAKIVKRLHPDTPIMFGGLSSTYYHKDLIEYPCIDFVLRGDSTEKLVLMLMNKLEFGNTLYEDIPNLTWKRGTEVGYNPLSYVPKDLDEFDVPGYRYAIKSVFKYKNFMDPLPYNGWLQYPNTAILTARGCTQNCLICGGSKDGYDQNCNRKSLALRSPEKLVEDIQFIQRFSRAPIFILHDIRQGGKKYVEEFFGRLKNINLKNELVFELFQYANEDFFKQINEAVPKYSVELTLETHDEGIRRYNGKFNCTNAKVIETLQFALKHGCKKIDLFFMIGIPHQTYQSALENVDFAERIHLECGQDPRLFYFVAPLAPFLDPASAAFENPELYGYKKLCHTLEDHRNAITQPSWKHMLSYETVDMTRDDIVDATYDSAKLLNDFKLKYKLIDRAGYEDIKYKIEKSQEYIERIDHLLTLPKEEYQVELVTIKKEIEELNKHSICGSNELKWEVQKNYANFFSLAMVGLEQLYKDYSNSVRSRLQPKVRHEVNLDA; from the coding sequence ATGATGTATGACTTAGTTCTTTTACATGCGCCAAGCGTTTATGATTTTAGGGAAAACTCGCTTTTGGCCGGCCCAATCAGTGATGTTGTCCCATCTTCTCCAGTTTTCGAGATGTACCCGATTGGGATCACCTCGATTGCTGACTATCTTGAACGCTACGGACTCAAGGTAAGGATTATTAACATTGCCAACAGAATGCTAATGGATGAAAATTTTGATGTAGAAAAGAAGTTAAAAGGCATCAAGGCGAAGTGTTTCGGAATCGACCTCCATTGGCTTCCGCATGCACACGGCAGCATTGAATTGGCAAAGATAGTAAAGCGGCTGCATCCTGATACACCTATTATGTTCGGAGGCTTGTCCTCTACGTATTACCATAAGGATTTAATTGAATATCCTTGCATTGATTTCGTCCTCCGCGGTGACTCAACTGAAAAACTTGTCCTCATGCTCATGAACAAGCTTGAATTCGGGAATACACTTTACGAGGATATCCCGAATCTAACGTGGAAACGCGGAACTGAGGTTGGATACAATCCACTTTCCTATGTACCAAAGGACCTTGATGAATTTGATGTTCCAGGATACAGATATGCGATAAAATCGGTATTCAAATATAAAAACTTTATGGATCCCCTGCCATACAACGGCTGGCTGCAATACCCAAACACAGCTATCCTAACTGCAAGGGGATGCACCCAGAATTGCCTGATTTGCGGCGGCTCCAAAGATGGCTATGACCAGAACTGCAACCGGAAATCCCTTGCACTCAGGTCACCTGAAAAATTGGTTGAAGATATTCAGTTTATTCAGCGCTTCAGCCGCGCGCCCATCTTCATCCTTCATGATATCCGTCAGGGCGGCAAAAAGTATGTCGAGGAATTTTTCGGCAGACTGAAAAATATCAATTTAAAAAATGAACTAGTTTTCGAACTGTTTCAATACGCAAATGAGGATTTCTTCAAACAAATCAACGAGGCGGTCCCTAAATATAGCGTCGAGCTTACTCTCGAAACCCATGATGAAGGAATTCGCCGCTATAACGGCAAATTCAACTGTACCAATGCCAAGGTTATCGAAACCCTGCAATTCGCATTAAAGCATGGCTGTAAAAAAATTGATTTGTTCTTTATGATAGGTATTCCGCACCAAACGTATCAAAGTGCACTTGAAAATGTTGATTTTGCTGAAAGAATTCATCTTGAATGCGGCCAGGATCCACGGTTATTCTACTTTGTAGCACCACTCGCCCCATTTCTTGATCCAGCAAGTGCTGCATTTGAAAATCCGGAGCTCTATGGCTACAAAAAATTGTGCCATACCCTGGAAGACCACCGTAACGCAATTACCCAGCCATCCTGGAAGCACATGCTTAGCTACGAAACAGTCGATATGACCAGGGATGACATTGTCGATGCAACCTATGATTCAGCCAAGCTTCTTAACGACTTCAAATTGAAATACAAATTGATTGACAGGGCTGGCTATGAAGATATCAAGTATAAAATCGAAAAATCCCAGGAATATATCGAACGTATTGATCATCTGCTGACTCTTCCTAAAGAGGAATACCAGGTGGAATTGGTCACGATCAAGAAGGAAATTGAAGAATTGAATAAACACAGCATCTGTGGAAGCAACGAGCTTAAGTGGGAAGTTCAAAAGAACTATGCTAATTTCTTCTCCTTAGCTATGGTTGGTCTTGAACAGCTTTACAAGGATTATTCAAATAGTGTCCGTTCCCGCCTGCAGCCTAAAGTGCGCCACGAAGTCAATCTAGATGCTTAA
- a CDS encoding GAF domain-containing sensor histidine kinase, which produces MAGQKLVQQKERVAHLAMTGISIAGGLILFLTTPGIEVPEQWLIFVLLAAFLGVVEVYPMPVWRGFTTISFPIVYAIYVMHGLEYAIWSYAIIVLAVNIAKRRPLRIICFNPAQLIISFYVALAFSEWASTIGDFDTKPAVIGGLLYITTAIVPFYLINNMLVDIILFVRPQPYTIKMWRQKTLQELNSMAISYGYLVLFVVLGNQNRGEIDAITFFFFFAPLVGLALLSSIIVRLKKEKSKLKALFSISSELNKQIASNNWLDFLVENLPEFIDVDACILWTKENSNWNRVFSTGLTNEGIELSGEDAKALNTVKKFVIFHNSRREAGPASPFFQKEIRSKMYAPLLLDEELVGLFVFGRSRTKSFTEEDVQSAVTLANQLAVLIKTKWLFSEEEKRLILEERNRIARDIHDGVAQTLAGAVLTLETAERKFPKAPEDSLKLIQESTEKLRLSLREVRESIYALRPYPTERVGLLTAIESRIKAVRKEHPVHIELEKRGTEFPLSSMTEKVIFDIFQESVQNALKHAGAAKIEVMISYQRENVFLKIKDDGIGFSLFQAMIKARNEPHFGILHMNEAAEKIQASLQVDSREGEGTEISLTVPRMGIEGGIINDQAHVSR; this is translated from the coding sequence ATGGCTGGACAAAAGCTGGTACAGCAGAAGGAAAGAGTTGCGCACCTGGCGATGACGGGTATATCGATTGCCGGAGGACTTATCCTTTTCCTTACAACACCAGGGATAGAAGTCCCTGAACAGTGGCTGATCTTCGTACTGCTTGCAGCGTTTCTCGGGGTGGTTGAAGTATATCCTATGCCCGTCTGGCGCGGCTTTACAACTATATCGTTTCCAATTGTCTATGCCATATATGTGATGCACGGTCTGGAATATGCAATCTGGTCGTACGCGATTATCGTATTAGCCGTAAATATAGCGAAAAGAAGGCCACTCCGGATTATTTGCTTTAATCCAGCCCAATTAATCATCAGCTTTTATGTGGCTCTGGCTTTTTCCGAGTGGGCCTCTACAATTGGCGACTTTGACACAAAGCCTGCAGTAATTGGAGGGCTTCTCTATATTACGACCGCAATTGTCCCATTTTATCTTATTAACAATATGCTCGTTGATATCATTCTATTTGTCCGCCCGCAGCCATACACAATAAAAATGTGGCGGCAAAAAACTTTGCAGGAACTGAACAGCATGGCGATATCGTACGGATACCTTGTTCTTTTCGTGGTGCTTGGCAATCAGAATCGTGGGGAAATTGATGCAATTACATTCTTTTTCTTCTTTGCTCCCCTGGTCGGGCTGGCACTGCTGAGTTCAATCATCGTCAGGCTAAAAAAGGAAAAGTCAAAGCTTAAGGCGCTGTTCAGCATTTCCTCAGAGCTGAATAAACAGATTGCCTCCAACAATTGGCTTGATTTCCTTGTAGAGAACCTCCCTGAATTCATTGATGTTGATGCATGTATTCTTTGGACAAAGGAAAATAGCAACTGGAATAGAGTTTTTTCAACTGGTCTCACGAATGAGGGGATAGAGCTATCCGGTGAGGATGCCAAGGCGCTCAACACGGTGAAAAAATTTGTCATTTTCCACAATTCTCGGCGGGAGGCCGGCCCGGCATCTCCATTCTTTCAAAAAGAAATCCGGTCCAAGATGTATGCCCCGCTTCTGCTAGATGAAGAGCTTGTTGGATTGTTTGTCTTTGGCAGAAGCAGGACAAAGAGTTTTACAGAAGAAGATGTTCAGTCCGCTGTTACACTTGCAAACCAGCTTGCGGTTTTAATAAAAACAAAATGGCTCTTCTCCGAGGAGGAGAAGAGGCTCATCTTGGAGGAAAGGAACCGGATTGCGCGTGATATCCACGACGGAGTGGCTCAAACGCTTGCAGGAGCGGTCCTGACACTTGAAACGGCAGAAAGGAAATTCCCGAAAGCTCCAGAGGATTCCTTAAAGCTGATACAGGAAAGTACAGAAAAACTGCGTCTGAGTTTAAGAGAAGTGAGGGAGTCCATTTATGCACTGAGGCCTTATCCTACAGAGAGGGTTGGACTCCTTACCGCTATAGAATCACGGATAAAGGCGGTAAGGAAAGAACATCCAGTCCATATAGAACTCGAAAAAAGGGGAACCGAGTTTCCGTTAAGCTCGATGACGGAAAAGGTGATATTTGATATTTTCCAGGAGAGTGTACAGAACGCACTAAAGCATGCGGGGGCAGCCAAAATAGAAGTAATGATTAGCTATCAAAGGGAAAATGTTTTTTTAAAAATAAAAGATGACGGAATCGGTTTCTCTTTATTCCAAGCTATGATAAAGGCAAGAAATGAGCCTCATTTCGGAATTCTTCATATGAATGAGGCTGCCGAAAAAATTCAGGCCTCCCTGCAGGTCGACAGCAGAGAAGGAGAAGGAACGGAAATTTCACTAACCGTTCCACGGATGGGAATAGAAGGGGGAATCATAAATGATCAAGCTCATGTTAGTCGATGA
- a CDS encoding response regulator — MIKLMLVDDHAVLRDGLKNILDLETDIEVVGEAVSGQDALVKVPEILPDVILMDINIPDKNGIEVTGIIKKEFPQIKVLVLTMFDHDEYFMSAIREGADGYLLKDAPSQHVVEAIRSVARGQSVIAPSMTKKFLSFNQPQEEPPKESKDALLTEREREVLLCLVQGMNNKEIAQTLFISDKTVKIHVSKIFKKLDVKSRSQVVIYAVQNQLIPLP, encoded by the coding sequence ATGATCAAGCTCATGTTAGTCGATGACCATGCGGTTCTCCGGGATGGGCTGAAGAATATCCTGGATCTTGAGACGGATATAGAAGTCGTTGGCGAGGCAGTTTCGGGTCAGGATGCGCTAGTTAAAGTGCCGGAAATCCTGCCTGACGTTATATTAATGGATATAAATATTCCGGATAAGAACGGGATCGAAGTAACTGGAATTATAAAGAAGGAATTCCCGCAAATTAAAGTCCTCGTACTCACAATGTTTGACCATGATGAATATTTTATGTCGGCAATAAGGGAAGGGGCTGATGGCTATCTCCTAAAAGATGCTCCATCTCAGCATGTGGTCGAGGCAATCCGTTCTGTTGCCCGCGGACAGTCAGTAATAGCTCCTTCCATGACTAAAAAGTTCCTTAGCTTTAACCAGCCTCAGGAAGAACCTCCCAAGGAATCCAAGGATGCGTTGCTGACTGAAAGGGAGAGAGAAGTCCTGCTTTGCCTTGTCCAGGGAATGAATAACAAAGAAATCGCGCAGACTCTTTTTATCAGTGATAAAACAGTAAAGATTCATGTAAGCAAAATCTTTAAAAAGCTTGATGTGAAAAGCCGATCACAGGTTGTGATTTATGCGGTGCAAAATCAGCTAATACCCCTGCCTTAA